From the Solanum pennellii chromosome 4, SPENNV200 genome, one window contains:
- the LOC107017542 gene encoding uncharacterized protein LOC107017542 — MNFDKMKLEKQGNMDVQFAAQQTTLQQFDIINWINPYSSSIQGNICQDQMDKRKRIANNFSNYTYTPFFASSSRSINISFSQIQDLSPYIPFQSQEQNMVVNVQQNATQTFEKSQAQVTFGENSDNSIMNS, encoded by the exons atgaattttgataagaTGAAATTGGAGAAACAAGGAAACATGGATGTTCAATTTGCTGCCCAACAAACAACTCTCCAGCAGTTTGATATTATTAATTGGATTAATCCATACAg TTCAAGTATCCAAGGAAACATATGTCAAGATCAAATggacaaaagaaagagaatagCAAACAATTTTAGCAATTACACATATACCCCTTTCTTTGCAAGTTCTTCACGGtctataaatatatcattttctcaaattcaagACCTGTCACCTTATATCCCATTTCAG AGTCAAGAGCAAAACATGGTGGTAAATGTCCAGCAGAACGCGACACAAACATTTGAAAAATCACAG GCACAAGTGACTTTCGGTGAAAATAGTGACAACTCTATTATGAACTCCTGA